The proteins below come from a single Oxyura jamaicensis isolate SHBP4307 breed ruddy duck chromosome 1, BPBGC_Ojam_1.0, whole genome shotgun sequence genomic window:
- the CRACDL gene encoding CRACD-like protein isoform X4 yields the protein MSSSRIMDPKVRETEGYGEDNSGKKKSKFKSLKKFFGKKKRKETSSGSSSLKVFESTSDVAASHNMHVSYYSEDELESHKGIMGSRALSHDSIFIPETGQEPARPVRVFSQENVSDRIRALQMKLQPTMKLGPPPPFGFHAKRTEDAGTSSEDDGLPRSPPEMSVLHEVISSGTTTRFSDSHKHLSSLSLAGTGSEEEEQVTLGPPRSRSTDGQLFPRRGSAKTGAPQTHDVSISPAADFDTPPELSSCLDNSAAKHKLLIKPRNQRSSKMRRFSQRTQSESLTDLSCTPEEEEDDEKEMQTDSPDAVFKTSDQELPCGTAAAQDVASWQKPRVPEDLPPALRPEMTQPTSESAVAQEALLPENKPEGCQPALETTCEKSESPLLLGGKGSITSPCSGPDREVQNQKDSPGTSVFLSGGVSSDVSTHQESEELPSVDKTPSEEDISISKNNDVCLEGSEQNTQRDGQMPVEMSCNKEAKIEADVLSESSKQFFIGSSQPTDLFHVSHPTSSARVGSNASWSLEKTKTVQEAAASDKESSQPLVHKEEILGKKAEKAASELNALRKFSVSSARERPRTRSLHFPESSESDNPLNTRFFLTNAKASLKNEKRNEDSQKGSALEEGKCSNKKQTLLPESGSENMGQCTETLAVCVSPAVDAVPVQSDSSVVSQNQPSCEDKSPFQVKLRSTSMSLKYRDYLLPESKEIKRYSAEFNFENEGLPSFLKGDKAEIKKTADANIDGSSNEKIKSKAKPSEQLSSKPPLPKKPVLQNITVPNANANKEKQDRAVHAPESRSEDRDWEKKPNSCKVPGKPPDTLQNYLKS from the exons ATGAGTTCCTCAAGGATAATGGACCCGAAGGTGCGAGAGACCGAAGGATATGGAGAAGACAATTCAG gaaagaaaaaatcaaagttcaaatccttgaaaaagttttttggtaaaaagaaaaggaaagaaacgtCTTCTGGGAGCAGCAGTCTGAAGGTATTCGAGTCAACAAGTGATGTGGCGGCCTCACACAACATGCACGTTAGTTATTATTCGGAAGATGAACTTGA GAGCCACAAGGGCATTATGGGGAGCAGAGCATTGTCGCATGATAGCATTTTCATCCCTGAGACTGGGCAAGAGCCTGCAAGGCCAGTAAGAGTGTTTTctcaagaaaatgtttctgatcGGATTAGAGCCCTACAG ATGAAACTCCAGCCTACCATGAAGCTGGGACCTCCGCCTCCGTTTGGATTTCATGCAAAGCGGACAGAGGATGCTGGGACCAGTTCTGAAGACGATGGGTTACCCAGGAGCCCTCCAGAAATGTCTGTGCTCCATGAAGTCATAAGTTCAGGCACAACAACAAGA TTCTCTGACTCTCACAAGCACCTTAGCTCTTTGAGTTTAGCTGGAACAGGCAGTGAAGAAGAAGAACAG gttACATTGGGTCCTCCTAGATCTCGCTCTACGGATGGTCAGCTGTTCCCTAGGCGTGGAAGTGCTAAAACTGGAGCTCCCCAGACACATGATGTTAGCATTTCACCTGCAGCCGACTTTGACACTCCACCTGAGCTGTCCTCTTGCTTGGATAATTCTGCTGCTAAACACAAGCTTTTAATAAAACCTCGGAACCAGAGATCCAGTAAAATGAGAAGATTTTCTCAG AGGACCCAGTCGGAATCTCTGACTGATTTGAGCTGTACcccagaagaagaagaggacGACGAAAAGGAGATGCAGACAGACTCGCCAGATGCCGTATTCAAAACCAGCGATCAAGAACTGCCATGCGGCACAGCTGCAGCGCAGGATGTGGCTTCCTGGCAGAAACCCAGAGTGCCTGAGGACCTTCCCCCTGCTTTGAGACCAGAGATGACTCAGCCCACTTCTGAGTCTGCTGTTGCACAGGAAGCTCTGCTACCAGAGAATAAACCAGAGGGCTGCCAACCAGCACTGGAAACGACATGCGAGAAGTCTGAGTCCCCACTGCTGTTAGGAGGCAAAGGCTCCATAACTTCTCCGTGTTCTGGTCCAGACAGAGaagtacaaaaccaaaaagattCCCCAGGAACATCGGTTTTCTTGTCTGGGGGTGTGAGTAGTGATGTGTCAACTCATCAAGAAAGTGAGGAGCTTCCTTCAGTGGATAAAACACCATCTGAGGAAGATATTTCAATTAGTAAGAATAATGATGTTTGCTTGGAAGGGTCAGAACAAAATACCCAGAGGGATGGTCAGATGCCTGTGGAAATGTCCTGTAACAAAGAGGCGAAGATAGAGGCTGATGTGTTGTCAGAGTCTAGCAAGCAGTTTTTCATAGGTTCTTCACAGCCCACGGATTTGTTCCATGTTTCACATCCCACTTCTTCAGCCCGTGTGGGATCAAACGCTTCCTGGTCTctagagaaaacaaagactGTACAAGAAGCAGCTGCTTCTGATAAAGAGAGCAGTCAGCCACTGGTCcacaaggaagaaattttggggaagaaagctgaaaaagcagCCAGTGAACTCAACGCCTTGAGAAAGTTTTCTGTCTCCTCTGCCCGGGAGAGGCCAAGGACCAGGAGCCTACACTTTCCAGAAAGCTCAGAGTCTGACAACCCATTAAACACCAGGTTCTTCCTGACCAATGCAAAGGCCTCCTTGAAAAATGAGAAGCGGAATGAGGATTCACAGAAGGGATCAGCTCTGGAGGAGGGAAAATGTAGCAATAAAAAACAGACTTTGCTGCCAGAATCTGGCTCTGAGAACATGGGCCAGTGTACAGAAACGTTAGCTGTCTGTGTGTCTCCAGCTGTCGATGCCGTGCCGGTGCAAAGTGATTCTTCTGTGGTATCTCAGAATCAGCCAAGCTGTGAAGATAAAAGTCCTTTTCAAGTAAAACTTAGATCCACCTCAATGTCCTTGAAATATAGAGACTACTTGTTACCAGaatcaaaagaaattaaaagatacAGCGCCgagtttaattttgaaaatgagggATTGCCTTCATTTCTAAAAGGTGATAAAGCGGAGAtcaaaaaaacagctgatgCAAATATTGATGGCTCTTCAAACGAAAAGATCAAATCCAAAGCAAAGCCCTCTGAACAGCTTAGCAGCAAGCCTCCGTTGCCTAAAAAGCCAGTCTTGCAAAACATAACTGTTCCAAATGCTAATGCaaacaaggaaaagcaggacAGAGCTGTTCATGCTCCCGAATCCCGAAGTGAAGACAGAGACTGGGAGAAAAAGCCAAATTCTTGTAAAGTGCCTGGTAAGCCTCCTGATACTTTACAAAATTATCTTAAGTCATGA